The Actinomadura sp. WMMB 499 genome includes a window with the following:
- the sepF gene encoding cell division protein SepF yields MVKKLRPQNYNEVLYVGHFFRKGIPVLMDLSDLPDDEAKQLVDFATGLVFARRGALDRVDRRLFLLQP; encoded by the coding sequence GTGGTCAAGAAGCTTCGTCCGCAGAACTACAACGAGGTCCTTTACGTCGGGCACTTCTTTCGCAAGGGCATTCCCGTGCTGATGGACCTGAGCGACCTGCCCGACGACGAGGCCAAGCAGCTCGTCGACTTCGCGACGGGCCTCGTGTTCGCCCGCCGCGGCGCCCTCGACCGCGTCGACCGCCGGTTGTTCCTGCTCCAGCCCTGA